GTGAAATTTTGAACGACCATCCGCCAGTTTTTTTTCATCCCGGCCAAACCCACCCAGATCGGCACGGCCCCTGCATTCATTCGACCATCCGGCAATTCCATGGCGGCGATTCTTCGACACTCGGGGAAATCCACCGAACCAAGAGCCTGTACCGTCTGTCAGACCGACTAGGCTCAGACAATTCCATGCTCGTTCGAGGTCTCATCAATGACTCAAGAACCACTTGTTCGCGAAGCCGAAGTCGCTGCATTTCGCGATGCCGTGTTGACCAAACTCACTTATGCCGTCGGCAAGGACCCGGATCATGCGTTTGATCACGACTGGTTCGAAGCCATTGCCCTTGCCGCCCGCGACCATATGGTCGATCACTGGATGGACCACACGCGACAGATCTACCGCAAGGGCCAGAAGCGCGTCTATTACCTCTCCCTGGAATTCCTCATCGGTCGCTTGCTCTACGACAGCCTGAGCAACCTCGGCCTGCTGGACACGGCGCGCGAGGCGCTGACCGAGCTGGGCGTGGACCTGGAACGCATTCGCCTGCTTGAGCCGGATGCGGCATTGGGCAATGGTGGTCTTGGCCGCTTGGCCGCGTGTTTCATGGAAAGCATGTCGACCCTGGGCATTGCCGGCCATGGCTACGGCATCCGTTATGAACACGGCCTGTTCCGCCAGGCGATCGTTGACGGTTGGCAGCAGGAGCAGACTGAACACTGGCTGGATTTCGGCAACCCGTGGGAGTTCGAACGGCCGGAGGTGGTCTACCCGATCGGCTTTGGCGGCAGTGTCGAGACCGTCACCGACGACGCCGGCAAGACCCGGCAAGTCTGGTCCCCGGCCGAAACCGTGCGTGCCATTGCCTATGACACGCCGGTGGTGGGCTGGCGCGGTGCCAGCGTCAATACGCTGCGCCTGTGGCGCGCCCGGGCCGTGGAAGACCTGCACTTGGAACGCTTCAACGCCGGCGATCACTTGGGCGCGGTAGCCGAAGTGGCCCGGGCCGAAAGTATTTCCCGTGTGCTGTACCCGGCCGACAGCACCGAGGCTGGCCAGGAACTGCGCCTGCGCCAGGAATACTTCTTCGTGGCCGCCTCGCTGCAAGACCTGCTGCGCCGTCATCGCAACATGCACACCTCGGTACTGACCCTGGGCGACCACGCCGCGATCCAGCTCAACGACACTCACCCGTCCATTGCCGTGGCCGAGTTGATGCGGCAACTGGTGGACGTCTACGATGTGGCTTGGGATGCGGCCTGGCAGATCACCCAGGACACGCTGTCCTACACCAACCACACGCTGCTGCCCGAAGCCCTGGAAACTTGGCCGGTGGGGTTGATGGAGCGCATGCTGCCCCGGCACATGCAGATCATCTACCTGATCAATGCCCAGCACATCGATTCGCTGCGGGCCAAGGGCGTGCACGATTTCGATGTGCTGCGTTCGGTTTCGCTGATCGAAGAAGACAACGGTCGCCGGGTGCGCATGGGCAACCTGGCGTTCCTCGGCTCCCACAGCGTCAACGGGGTGTCCGGGTTGCACACGCAACTGATGCGCAGCACGGTGTTCTCCGAGTTGCACAAACTCTATCCGGACCGGATCAACAACAAGACCAACGGCATCACCTTCCGCCGCTGGTTGTTCCAGGCCAACACCGAACTGACCTCGATGATGGTCGACGCGCTGGGGCCGAGCGTGCTCGACAATCCCGAGGAACGCCTGATCGAACTGGAGCCGTTTGCCGATAAGCCAGCGTTTCGCAAACAGTTCGCCGAGCAGCGCCTGCACAGCAAGAAAGCCCTGGCTTACCTGATCCATGAGCGGTTGGGGATTGCCGTGAACCCGGCGGCGATGTTCGACGTGCAGGTCAAGCGGATCCACGAATATAAACGTCAGTTGCTCAACCTGATGCACACCGTGGCGCTGTACCAGGCGATCCGTGCCGAGCCGGAAGTGGACTGGGTGCCGCGGGTGAAAATCTTCGCCGGCAAGGCCGCCGCCAGTTATCACCAGGCCAAGTTGATCATCAAGCTGACCAACGACATCGCCCGGGTGGTCAACAACGATCCGACCGTGCGTGGCTTGCTCAAAGTGGTGTTCCTGCCCAACTACAACGTCAGCCTGGCCGAGAGCATCATTCCAGCGGCGGACCTGTCGGAGCAGATCTCCACCGCCGGTTTCGAGGCGTCGGGCACCAGCAACATGAAGTTTGGCCTTAACGGTGCGCTGACCATCGGCACCATGGACGGCGCCAACGTGGAGATGCATGAGCGCGTCGGCGGTGAACACATGTTCATCTTCGGCCTGACCGCCGAGCAGGTGGAGGCCCGCAAGCAAAACGGTGAGTTCAGCGCCGCGCCGGACATCGCTGCCTCCCATCGGCTCAACGATGTGCTGCAGGCGATTCGTGGCGGGGTGTTTTCGCCGGATGATCCGATGCGCTACGTCGGGCTCGTGGACTCGTTGGTCGATTACGACCGCTTCCTGGTCTGCGCCGACTTCGATTCGTACTGGAACGCCCAGGCCAAGGTCGAAGAGCGTTGGCATGACACCAAGCAATGGTGGCGTTCGGCGGTGCTCAACACCGCGCGCATGGGCTGGTTCTCTTCGGACCGGACCATCCGCGAATATGCCACCGACATCTGGAAAGCCCTGGAGTAGCATTTGCTGTAAGAAATGTGAGCGAAGCCCAACGGCGGTTAGGCTTCGTCGATATACTAGGCGCCAGTTTCGCCGGGCTGCGGTGTTGTCGCTCAGTCAAAAGTGTCCAATGTGGGAGCGAGCTTGCTCGCGATAGCGGTCGGTCAGGCAGTACGAATGCGCCTGATACACCGCTATCGCGAGCAAGCTCGCTCCCACAGGGTTTGGGGGTTTCCACTAGACTGATCCAGGCACCGCATCACCCCGGTTACGCCCGCAACGGGCCGCTTAGGGATATCGACCATGCAATGGATCTTGACGCTGTTGGGCCTGGCACTCGGCTGGGTGGTGGACCAGTCGTTCGCCGATGCGCTGATAGGCGCGCTGGTGGGGCTTGGCATCGCCCAGTCGTTTCGATTGGGGCGCCTGGGTATCCAGGCGGCCAAGCAACAGATCTTGTTGCAAGAGGCCCAGCAGAGTTTGCTCACGTTGGAGGCACGCCTGGCAGTGTTCGAGCGCGGGGCCGTTGCCGCATCGAGTGAGCCGGCGCCAGCGCCCGAGGTTGTCGTGCCCCAGGCCGCGAAGCCCGAAGCGCGCACCGAGCCAGGGCTCGTCTGGGAGTTGCCGCCAGAGCTCGAGCCCGTTCCCACGATGGCCACCCAAGCCAGCCAACCATTGCCCGACGACGTTTGGAAACCTGCGCCAGCCACTGCCAGTCGGCATGCCGACCGTGACTTTGCGCCGCTGCCCCTGGAGCCGATGGTTTCGAAACCCGCGGCCCCCCGTGGCCCGAATGTGTTCGATCGCGCTGTGATTGGCGCGCGCAACTGGCTGTTTGGCGGCAACACGGTGCTGCGGGTCGGCGTGGTGCTGTTGTTCCTCGGCCTGGCGTTTTTGCTGCGCTACGCCACCGAAGGCATGGTAGTGCCGATCGAGTTGCGTTACGCCGGCGTCGCGGCCAGCGCGTTGGGCCTGTTGGGCCTGGGCTGGTGGTTGCGCCATCGCAACAGCAACTATGCGCTGATGCTCCAGGGTACCGGGATCGCGGTGCTGTACCTGACAGTGTTTGCGGCCATGCGCCTGCATCCGTTGCTCGACGCCAAGGCGGCCCTGGGCTTGCTGGTCGCGGTGACGGTGTTCTCGGCCATCCTGGCGATTACCCAGAACGCCCTGGGCCTGGCTGCGGCTGCGGCGCTGGGCGGGTTTGCCGCGCCGATCCTGACCTCCACCGGCAGTGGCAACCACGTCGCGCTGTTCAGCTATTTCATCCTGCTCAACGCCGGCATCCTCGCGATTGCCTGGTTCAAGGCCTGGCGCCTGCTCAACCTGATCGGTTTTGTCGGCACCTTCGGCATCGGTTTCGCCTGGGGCCTGCGTTCTTATACCCCGGAACTGCTCTGGAGCACCGAGCCGTTCCTGATCTTGTTCTTCCTTATCTACCTGGCGATTGGCTTGCTGTTCACCCGGCGTAAGTTGCTGGAAATGAGCGATGCCCCTGAAGACGCCAGCCGCGACGCGC
The sequence above is drawn from the Pseudomonas sp. St316 genome and encodes:
- a CDS encoding glycogen/starch/alpha-glucan phosphorylase produces the protein MTQEPLVREAEVAAFRDAVLTKLTYAVGKDPDHAFDHDWFEAIALAARDHMVDHWMDHTRQIYRKGQKRVYYLSLEFLIGRLLYDSLSNLGLLDTAREALTELGVDLERIRLLEPDAALGNGGLGRLAACFMESMSTLGIAGHGYGIRYEHGLFRQAIVDGWQQEQTEHWLDFGNPWEFERPEVVYPIGFGGSVETVTDDAGKTRQVWSPAETVRAIAYDTPVVGWRGASVNTLRLWRARAVEDLHLERFNAGDHLGAVAEVARAESISRVLYPADSTEAGQELRLRQEYFFVAASLQDLLRRHRNMHTSVLTLGDHAAIQLNDTHPSIAVAELMRQLVDVYDVAWDAAWQITQDTLSYTNHTLLPEALETWPVGLMERMLPRHMQIIYLINAQHIDSLRAKGVHDFDVLRSVSLIEEDNGRRVRMGNLAFLGSHSVNGVSGLHTQLMRSTVFSELHKLYPDRINNKTNGITFRRWLFQANTELTSMMVDALGPSVLDNPEERLIELEPFADKPAFRKQFAEQRLHSKKALAYLIHERLGIAVNPAAMFDVQVKRIHEYKRQLLNLMHTVALYQAIRAEPEVDWVPRVKIFAGKAAASYHQAKLIIKLTNDIARVVNNDPTVRGLLKVVFLPNYNVSLAESIIPAADLSEQISTAGFEASGTSNMKFGLNGALTIGTMDGANVEMHERVGGEHMFIFGLTAEQVEARKQNGEFSAAPDIAASHRLNDVLQAIRGGVFSPDDPMRYVGLVDSLVDYDRFLVCADFDSYWNAQAKVEERWHDTKQWWRSAVLNTARMGWFSSDRTIREYATDIWKALE